In Neodiprion pinetum isolate iyNeoPine1 chromosome 6, iyNeoPine1.2, whole genome shotgun sequence, one genomic interval encodes:
- the LOC124221750 gene encoding glycogen synthase kinase-3 beta isoform X1, translated as MAPANTLNWSEPRQEWRYPKFCLSGQRGDKPASKSTLEVNEKEADSAYKKICKFLRNLGVKKRKDGSKVTTVVASAGAGPDRPQEVAYTDTKVIGNGSFGVVYQAKLCDTGEMVAIKKVLQDKRFKNRELQIMRRLEHCNIVKLKYFFYSSGDKKDEVYLNLVLEYIPETVYKVARHYSKSKQTIPISFIKLYMYQLFRSLAYIHSLGICHRDIKPQNLLLDPETGVLKLCDFGSAKHLVKGEPNVSYICSRYYRAPELIFGAIDYTTKIDVWSAGCVLAELLLGQPIFPGDSGVDQLVEIIKVLGTPTREQIREMNPNYTEFKFPQIKSHPWQKVFRARTPPEAMELVARLLEYTPSLRMTPLQACAHSFFNELREQCTRLPNGRELPPLFNFTEQELQIQPTLTPILIPKYMQPSDNPGAQSEATNAAAGASGNSSDNSANISTPTTTQNTDPSQSNMA; from the exons atggCGCCCGCGAACACGTTGAATTGGTCAGAACCGCGCCAGGAATGGCGTTATCCAAAATTCTGTCTGTCGGGTCAAAGGGGCGATAAACCAGCGTCGAAAAGCACGTTGGAAGTCAACGAAAAGGAGGCCGACAGTGCCTACAAGaagatttgcaaatttttacgaaatctCGGTGTTAAAAAac GCAAGGATGGCAGCAAGGTGACCACCGTAGTGGCAAGTGCAGGAGCTGGGCCGGACCGTCCTCAAGAAGTTGCCTACACCGACACCAAAGTCATCGGAAATGGAAGCTTCGGTGTCGTTTACCAAGCCAAGTTGTGTGACACCGGCGAAATGGTTGCCATCAAAAAAGTCCTTCAGGATAAACGATTTAAG aaCAGGGAACTTCAAATCATGCGACGTCTAGAGCATTGCAACATCGTAAAACTTAAATATTTCTTCTATTCTAGTGGTGATAAG AAAGACGAGGTGTATCTCAATCTAGTGCTGGAATACATCCCAGAAACTGTGTACAAAGTGGCCAGACACTATAGCAAAAGCAAACAAACGATACCCATCAGTTTCATCAAG ctATACATGTACCAGCTTTTCCGGTCATTAGCATACATTCATTCGTTGGGAATATGCCACAGAGATATCAAACCGCAAAATCTTCTTTTGGATCCGGAAACGGGCGTGCTTAAGCTCTGCGATTTTGGTTCAGCCAAACATTTGGTTAAGGGTGAACCAAATGTATCCTATATTTGTAGTCGCTATTATCGTGCACCAGAACTCATTTTCGGTGCAATTGACTACACCACAAAGATTG ATGTATGGAGTGCAGGCTGTGTGCTAGCAGAATTATTACTTGGTCAGCCAATATTCCCTGGCGATAGTGGCGTCGATCAACTTGTCGAGATCATAAAAGTTCTTGGCACACCGACTCGTGAACAAATCAGAGAAATGAACCCCAACTATACAGAATTTAAATTCCCTCAGATCAAGTCACATCCCTGGCAAAAg GTATTTAGGGCACGTACACCGCCCGAAGCAATGGAACTTGTTGCCCGACTTCTAGAGTACACGCCATCCTTGCGAATGACGCCCCTGCAAGCCTGTGctcattcatttttcaacgaattgaGGGAGCAATGTACTCGATTGCCAAATGGTCGTGAACTTCCACCTCTTTTCAACTTCACGGAACAGGAACTGCAAATTCAACCAACCCTGACTCCTATCCTAATCCCAAAGTACATGCAACCATCGGATAATCCTGGTGCCCAGTCAGAAGCTACTAATGCAGCTGCAGGAGCCAGCGGTAACTCTAGCGATAATAGCGCAAACATCAGTACACCGACCACCACACAAAACACGGACCCAAGCCAGTCGAACATGGCttag
- the LOC124221750 gene encoding glycogen synthase kinase-3 beta isoform X2, producing MSGRPRTTSFAEGNKPPTNPPLGGMKISSGAMYNAGKDGSKVTTVVASAGAGPDRPQEVAYTDTKVIGNGSFGVVYQAKLCDTGEMVAIKKVLQDKRFKNRELQIMRRLEHCNIVKLKYFFYSSGDKKDEVYLNLVLEYIPETVYKVARHYSKSKQTIPISFIKLYMYQLFRSLAYIHSLGICHRDIKPQNLLLDPETGVLKLCDFGSAKHLVKGEPNVSYICSRYYRAPELIFGAIDYTTKIDVWSAGCVLAELLLGQPIFPGDSGVDQLVEIIKVLGTPTREQIREMNPNYTEFKFPQIKSHPWQKVFRARTPPEAMELVARLLEYTPSLRMTPLQACAHSFFNELREQCTRLPNGRELPPLFNFTEQELQIQPTLTPILIPKYMQPSDNPGAQSEATNAAAGASGNSSDNSANISTPTTTQNTDPSQSNMA from the exons GTGGTGCGATGTACAATGCAGGCAAGGATGGCAGCAAGGTGACCACCGTAGTGGCAAGTGCAGGAGCTGGGCCGGACCGTCCTCAAGAAGTTGCCTACACCGACACCAAAGTCATCGGAAATGGAAGCTTCGGTGTCGTTTACCAAGCCAAGTTGTGTGACACCGGCGAAATGGTTGCCATCAAAAAAGTCCTTCAGGATAAACGATTTAAG aaCAGGGAACTTCAAATCATGCGACGTCTAGAGCATTGCAACATCGTAAAACTTAAATATTTCTTCTATTCTAGTGGTGATAAG AAAGACGAGGTGTATCTCAATCTAGTGCTGGAATACATCCCAGAAACTGTGTACAAAGTGGCCAGACACTATAGCAAAAGCAAACAAACGATACCCATCAGTTTCATCAAG ctATACATGTACCAGCTTTTCCGGTCATTAGCATACATTCATTCGTTGGGAATATGCCACAGAGATATCAAACCGCAAAATCTTCTTTTGGATCCGGAAACGGGCGTGCTTAAGCTCTGCGATTTTGGTTCAGCCAAACATTTGGTTAAGGGTGAACCAAATGTATCCTATATTTGTAGTCGCTATTATCGTGCACCAGAACTCATTTTCGGTGCAATTGACTACACCACAAAGATTG ATGTATGGAGTGCAGGCTGTGTGCTAGCAGAATTATTACTTGGTCAGCCAATATTCCCTGGCGATAGTGGCGTCGATCAACTTGTCGAGATCATAAAAGTTCTTGGCACACCGACTCGTGAACAAATCAGAGAAATGAACCCCAACTATACAGAATTTAAATTCCCTCAGATCAAGTCACATCCCTGGCAAAAg GTATTTAGGGCACGTACACCGCCCGAAGCAATGGAACTTGTTGCCCGACTTCTAGAGTACACGCCATCCTTGCGAATGACGCCCCTGCAAGCCTGTGctcattcatttttcaacgaattgaGGGAGCAATGTACTCGATTGCCAAATGGTCGTGAACTTCCACCTCTTTTCAACTTCACGGAACAGGAACTGCAAATTCAACCAACCCTGACTCCTATCCTAATCCCAAAGTACATGCAACCATCGGATAATCCTGGTGCCCAGTCAGAAGCTACTAATGCAGCTGCAGGAGCCAGCGGTAACTCTAGCGATAATAGCGCAAACATCAGTACACCGACCACCACACAAAACACGGACCCAAGCCAGTCGAACATGGCttag
- the LOC124221750 gene encoding glycogen synthase kinase-3 beta isoform X4, with the protein MSGRPRTTSFAEGNKPPTNPPLGGMKISSKDGSKVTTVVASAGAGPDRPQEVAYTDTKVIGNGSFGVVYQAKLCDTGEMVAIKKVLQDKRFKNRELQIMRRLEHCNIVKLKYFFYSSGDKKDEVYLNLVLEYIPETVYKVARHYSKSKQTIPISFIKLYMYQLFRSLAYIHSLGICHRDIKPQNLLLDPETGVLKLCDFGSAKHLVKGEPNVSYICSRYYRAPELIFGAIDYTTKIDVWSAGCVLAELLLGQPIFPGDSGVDQLVEIIKVLGTPTREQIREMNPNYTEFKFPQIKSHPWQKVFRARTPPEAMELVARLLEYTPSLRMTPLQACAHSFFNELREQCTRLPNGRELPPLFNFTEQELQIQPTLTPILIPKYMQPSDNPGAQSEATNAAAGASGNSSDNSANISTPTTTQNTDPSQSNMA; encoded by the exons GCAAGGATGGCAGCAAGGTGACCACCGTAGTGGCAAGTGCAGGAGCTGGGCCGGACCGTCCTCAAGAAGTTGCCTACACCGACACCAAAGTCATCGGAAATGGAAGCTTCGGTGTCGTTTACCAAGCCAAGTTGTGTGACACCGGCGAAATGGTTGCCATCAAAAAAGTCCTTCAGGATAAACGATTTAAG aaCAGGGAACTTCAAATCATGCGACGTCTAGAGCATTGCAACATCGTAAAACTTAAATATTTCTTCTATTCTAGTGGTGATAAG AAAGACGAGGTGTATCTCAATCTAGTGCTGGAATACATCCCAGAAACTGTGTACAAAGTGGCCAGACACTATAGCAAAAGCAAACAAACGATACCCATCAGTTTCATCAAG ctATACATGTACCAGCTTTTCCGGTCATTAGCATACATTCATTCGTTGGGAATATGCCACAGAGATATCAAACCGCAAAATCTTCTTTTGGATCCGGAAACGGGCGTGCTTAAGCTCTGCGATTTTGGTTCAGCCAAACATTTGGTTAAGGGTGAACCAAATGTATCCTATATTTGTAGTCGCTATTATCGTGCACCAGAACTCATTTTCGGTGCAATTGACTACACCACAAAGATTG ATGTATGGAGTGCAGGCTGTGTGCTAGCAGAATTATTACTTGGTCAGCCAATATTCCCTGGCGATAGTGGCGTCGATCAACTTGTCGAGATCATAAAAGTTCTTGGCACACCGACTCGTGAACAAATCAGAGAAATGAACCCCAACTATACAGAATTTAAATTCCCTCAGATCAAGTCACATCCCTGGCAAAAg GTATTTAGGGCACGTACACCGCCCGAAGCAATGGAACTTGTTGCCCGACTTCTAGAGTACACGCCATCCTTGCGAATGACGCCCCTGCAAGCCTGTGctcattcatttttcaacgaattgaGGGAGCAATGTACTCGATTGCCAAATGGTCGTGAACTTCCACCTCTTTTCAACTTCACGGAACAGGAACTGCAAATTCAACCAACCCTGACTCCTATCCTAATCCCAAAGTACATGCAACCATCGGATAATCCTGGTGCCCAGTCAGAAGCTACTAATGCAGCTGCAGGAGCCAGCGGTAACTCTAGCGATAATAGCGCAAACATCAGTACACCGACCACCACACAAAACACGGACCCAAGCCAGTCGAACATGGCttag